The following coding sequences are from one Arachis hypogaea cultivar Tifrunner chromosome 7, arahy.Tifrunner.gnm2.J5K5, whole genome shotgun sequence window:
- the LOC112703100 gene encoding ABC transporter G family member 36: protein MEGDIANLPRSISRSRSRASWRDEVFASGRYSRRTMSVNQDEEALIWAAIERLPTYDRLRTSIFQTALDTSADDAAAAAAAARLERREVDVRKLDMNERQQIVDKIFKVAEEDNEKYLIKFRNRLEKVGIRLPTVEVRFQNLTIEADCYVGSRALPTLPNVALNILEAGLGIFGVSTTKRRRLTILKNVNGIVKPSRMALLLGPPSSGKTTLLLALAAKLDPELKVEGEVTYNGYKTKEFVPRKTSAYISQNDVHLGEMTVKETFDFSARCQGVGTRYDLLAELARREKDAGIFPEAELDLFMKATAMEGMKSNLITDYTLKILGLDICKDTVVGDDMRRGISGGQRKRVTTGEMIVGPTKTLFMDEISTGLDSSTTYQIVKCLQQVVHITEATILMSLLQPAPETFELFDDIFLIAEGQVVYQGPREHIVEFFESCGFRCPERKGTADFLQEVTSKKDQEQYWADKHRPYRYVTVTEFANKFKQFHVGMQLERELAVPFDKSAGHRAALVFKKYTVPRMKLLKACWDKEWLLIKRNAFVYIFKTGQIVILSIISATVFLRTHMHQRNVTDGTLYIGGILFTLIMNMFNGFAELSLTIARLPTFYKHRDHLFHPTWAYTLPNFLLRLPISIVETVVWVGITYYTIGFAPEASRFFKHLLLTFVVQQMAAGLFRLISGVCRTMIIAFTGGPMMLLILFLLGGFILPKRDIPNWWVWGYWISPLAYAFNAYSANEMLAPRWNHPTPDGSPTIGEAVLNTFDAPKHAYWYWIGLGALLGFTVLFNFLFTLSLIYLDPIGKKQGIIEDESEMEVGGDSREEPRLATRPDPRREVAMQRMMSSQSDASASGNIESATGVAPKRGMVLPFQPLAMSFDSVNYFVDMPLEMRDQGATEDRLQLLREVTGAFRPGVLTALMGVSGAGKTTLMDVLAGRKTGGYVEGDIRISGFPKNQETFARISGYCEQTDIHSPQVTIHESLIYSAFLRLPKEVSHDEKMKFVEEVMDLVELNSLKDAIVGLPGVTGLSTEQRKRLTIAVELVANPSIIFMDEPTSGLDARAAAIVMRTVRNTVDTGRTVVCTIHQPSIDIFEAFDELLLMKRGGQVIYAGPLGRNSHKIIEYFEAIEGVPKIKEMYNPATWMLEVSSIAAEVRLGMDFADYYKSSSLYQRNKALVNELSTPPPGANDLYFPTQYSQSIWGQFTSCVWKQWITYWRSPDYNLVRFFFTLVTALMVGTIFWRVGTKRNSSGDLSKILGAMFGAVMFVGINNCQTVQPVVAVERTVFYRERAAGMYSALPYAIAQMLCEIPYVFVQTSYYVVLVYAMVSFEWKVEKFFWFFFISFFSFLYFTYYGMMTVSITPNQQVASIFAAAFYGIFNLFSGFFIPRPKIPKWWVWYYWICPVAWTVYGLIVSQYRDVTKVINIVGTGTNVTIKQYIEDEYGFKSDFLGPVAGVLVAFTLFFAFIFAFCIKTLNFQNR, encoded by the exons TGCCCACCTATGACAGGCTAAGGACAAGTATTTTCCAGACTGCTTTAGACACCTCCGCCGATGACGCTGCCGCTGCCGCCGCTGCCGCAAGGTTGGAGCGCAGGGAGGTTGATGTGAGGAAGCTTGATATGAATGAGAGACAACAGATCGTTGACAAGATCTTCAAGGTTGCTGAAGAAGATAACGAGAAGTATTTGATCAAGTTCAGAAACAGACTTGAAAA GGTTGGAATCAGGCTTCCAACAGTGGAAGTGAGGTTTCAGAATTTGACAATTGAGGCTGATTGCTATGTTGGAAGCAGAGCCCTCCCAACACTACCAAATGTTGCATTGAACATTCTGGAAGCTGGCCTCGGTATCTTTGGGGTTAGTACTACAAAAAGAAGAAGGCTCACTATTCTTAAAAATGTCAATGGCATTGTTAAACCTTCCAG GATGGCCCTTTTGCTTGGCCCACCTTCTTCAGGGAAAACCACTCTTTTACTTGCATTGGCTGCAAAATTGGACCCTGAGTTGAAG GTGGAAGGAGAAGTTACTTACAATGGATACAAGACTAAAGAGTTTGTACCAAGAAAGACTTCAGCGTACATCAGCCAAAATGATGTACATTTGGGTGAAATGACTGTCAAAGAAACTTTCGATTTCTCGGCTAGATGCCAGGGGGTTGGAACTCGATATG ACTTATTAGCCGAGCTTGCTAGAAGGGAAAAGGATGCTGGCATATTTCCAGAGGCAGAACTTGATCTTTTCATGAAG GCTACAGCAATGGAAGGAATGAAAAGTAATCTAATTACTGACTACACTCTCAAA ATACTGGGGCTTGATATTTGCAAAGATACCGTTGTTGGTGACGATATGCGCAGAGGTATATCTGGTGGACAAAGGAAGCGTGTAACAACAG GAGAAATGATTGTTGGGCCAACAAAAACACTTTTCATGGATGAAATATCAACTGGTCTTGATAGTTCTACAACATATCAGATAGTGAAATGCTTGCAGCAAGTTGTGCATATCACTGAAGCAACCATCCTCATGTCCCTCCTTCAACCTGCTCCAGAGACATTCGAACTCTTTGATGATATCTTCTTAATTGCAGAGGGTCAAGTTGTTTATCAAGGTCCACGTGAGCATATTGTTGAATTCTTTGAGTCATGTGGGTTTAGATGCCCTGAGAGAAAAGGAACTGCTGATTTCTTACAAGAG GTTACCTCAAAGAAGGATCAAGAACAATATTGGGCAGACAAACACAGACCATATAGATATGTAACAGTGACTGAGTTTGCAAACAAGTTCAAGCAATTCCATGTCGGAATGCAACTCGAGCGAGAACTAGCTGTTCCATTCGACAAGTCAGCAGGGCATAGAGCAGCTCTTGTTTTCAAGAAGTACACAGTTCCAAGAATGAAGCTTCTCAAGGCATGTTGGGACAAGGAGTGGCTATTGATCAAGAGGAATGCTTTTGTCTATATCTTCAAAACCGGTCAAATAGTCATTCTTTCAATCATATCTGCAACTGTCTTCTTAAGAACACATATGCACCAGAGGAATGTAACTGATGGAACTCTTTACATTGGTGGAATCTTGTTCACATTGATCATGAACATGTTCAATGGATTTGCTGAGCTGTCACTCACCATTGCAAGGCTACCAACCTTCTACAAGCACAGAGACCACCTTTTTCATCCTACTTGGGCTTATACACTCCCTAATTTCCTCCTAAGACTCCCCATTTCTATTGTTGAGACTGTTGTTTGGGTTGGTATTACATACTACACCATAGGATTTGCACCTGAAGCTAGCAG GTTCTTCAAGCACTTGCTATTGACCTTTGTTGTTCAACAAATGGCAGCTGGGTTGTTCAGGCTCATCTCAGGAGTGTGTAGAACAATGATTATTGCTTTTACTGGTGGACCTATGATGTTGCTTATTCTATTTTTACTTGGTGGTTTTATCCTTCCCAAAC GTGACATTCCCAATTGGTGGGTATGGGGATACTGGATTTCACCTCTGGCATATGCTTTCAATGCATATTCTGCAAATgaaatgcttgctccaaggtggAATCATCCA ACTCCAGATGGTTCTCCCACAATTGGTGAAGCCGTATTAAACACCTTTGATGCTCCTAAACACGCATATTGGTATTGGATTGGTTTAGGAGCTCTTCTTGGTTTCACAGTTTTGTTCAATTTTCTCTTCACCCTTTCACTAATTTACCTTGATC CCATTGGAAAGAAACAAGGAATCATAGAAGATGAAAGTGAAATGGAGGTTGGGGGAGACTCTAGAGAAGAACCAAGACTCGCCACGAGGCCTGATCCTAGAA GAGAAGTGGCAATGCAGCGAATGATGAGCAGCCAAAGCGATGCTAGTGCTTCTGGAAACATTGAGTCAGCCACTGGAGTTGCCCCAAAGAGAGGAATGGTTCTACCTTTTCAACCACTTGCTATGTCTTTTGATAGTGTGAACTACTTTGTAGACATGCCACTA GAAATGAGAGACCAAGGAGCAACCGAAGATCGGCTGCAACTGCTTAGGGAGGTAACTGGTGCCTTTAGGCCAGGTGTTCTAACTGCTCTGATGGGAGTTAGTGGAGCTGGAAAAACAACTTTGATGGATGTCTTAGCCGGAAGAAAGACTGGTGGATATGTTGAAGGAGATATTCGAATCTCCGGATTCCCTAAGAATCAAGAAACCTTTGCTAGAATTTCTGGCTACTGTGAACAAACTGATATCCATTCACCTCAAGTTACTATCCATGAATCTTTGATTTACTCAGCCTTCCTTCGGTTACCTAAAGAAGTCAGTCATGACGAAAAGATG AAATTTGTGGAGGAAGTAATGGACTTGGTGGAGCTGAATAGTCTCAAGGATGCAATAGTTGGGCTTCCAGGAGTTACAGGGTTGTCAACTGAACAGAGAAAGAGGCTAACAATAGCAGTTGAACTTGTTGCTAATCCTTCAATCATTTTCATGGATGAGCCTACATCAGGTCTCGACGCAAGAGCGGCCGCCATTGTTATGCGAACCGTGAGAAACACAGTTGACACAGGAAGAACAGTTGTGTGCACAATTCACCAGCCTAGCATTGATATCTTTGAAGCCTTTGATGAG TTGCTATTGATGAAAAGAGGAGGACAAGTGATCTATGCAGGACCATTAGGAAGAAATTCCCACAAGATTATTGAATATTTTGAG GCAATTGAAGGGGTACCAAAGATTAAGGAAATGTACAACCCTGCAACATGGATGTTGGAAGTAAGCTCCATAGCAGCCGAAGTTCGCCTTGGAATGGATTTTGCTGATTACTACAAATCATCTTCCTTGTATCA GCGAAACAAAGCTCTTGTAAATGAGTTAAGCACACCTCCTCCCGGAGCAAATGATCTATACTTCCCAACTCAGTATTCTCAATCAATATGGGGGCAATTCACATCTTGTGTATGGAAGCAGTGGATCACTTACTGGAGGAGTCCAGATTATAACCTTGTCAGATTCTTCTTCACATTGGTCACAGCTCTCATGGTGGGGACAATATTTTGGAGAGTTGGCACAAAAAG AAATTCATCTGGTGACTTGAGCAAGATTCTTGGAGCAATGTTTGGTGCTGTTATGTTTGTTGGTATCAACAACTGTCAAACTGTTCAGCCTGTAGTAGCTGTCGAAAGAACAGTGTTTTATAGAGAAAGAGCTGCTGGAATGTACTCAGCTTTGCCTTATGCCATTGCACAG ATGCTTTGTGAAATACCATATGTGTTTGTTCAAACTTCATACTATGTAGTGCTAGTGTATGCTATGGTGAGCTTTGAATGGAAAGTAGAGAAGTTCTTTTGGTTCTTCTTCATCAGCTTCTTCTCCTTTTTGTACTTCACATATTATGGCATGATGACTGTCTCCATCACACCAAACCAACAAGTTGCATCAATCTTCGCCGCCGCGTTCTATGGCATCTTCAATCTCTTCTCTGGTTTCTTCATTCCTAGACCA AAAATTCCAAAATGGTGGGTATGGTACTATTGGATTTGCCCAGTGGCATGGACAGTGTATGGATTAATtgtgtcacaatatagagatgtAACAAAAGTTATCAATATTGTTGGAACGGGGACTAATGTTACTATTAAACAGTACATTGAAGACGAATATGGATTCAAGTCAGATTTTTTGGGGCCAGTTGCTGGAGTTTTAGTTGCCTTCACTCTCTTCTTTGCCTTTATATTTGCCTTCTGCATCAAAACATTGAACTTCCAAAACAGATAG